In the Terriglobales bacterium genome, one interval contains:
- a CDS encoding SurA N-terminal domain-containing protein, which produces MRLDGARFSPAKALAGLLTLALLAWGLGCHRGQSDKDVMATVNGQKILRSEVDKYFNNQTADAPQKPTGEQAASLRLGILSELIQQQILMQRAEKLKLVASDDEVESKFAEIKAPYTQEEFAKRLKDRGITQQDLKDEVRRNLTIQKLFNKEVTSKINISDADIKNYYDAHKAEFNLIEPQYHIAQIWVSSQPNPMVHNRKNSKAQNDTEARAKVQMLLNRLDSGDDFATLAMDYSEDPDSAPNGGDMGLVPESSLKQTDPGTRDALTKMKAGQISGAIPVVGPQGKGYRIVQLLAKEPAGQREFNDPRVQQAIREQLRQRLEQLLKTAYYEVARNEA; this is translated from the coding sequence TTGAGACTCGATGGCGCGCGATTTTCCCCGGCCAAGGCCCTGGCCGGGCTGTTGACTCTGGCCCTGCTGGCCTGGGGCTTGGGCTGCCACCGTGGCCAGAGCGACAAGGACGTCATGGCCACCGTCAACGGCCAGAAGATCCTGCGCTCCGAGGTCGACAAGTACTTCAATAACCAGACCGCCGACGCTCCCCAGAAGCCCACCGGCGAGCAGGCGGCCAGCCTCCGCCTGGGCATCCTCAGCGAACTCATCCAGCAGCAGATCCTCATGCAGCGCGCCGAGAAGCTCAAGCTGGTGGCCTCCGACGACGAGGTGGAGAGCAAGTTCGCCGAGATCAAGGCCCCCTACACCCAGGAGGAGTTCGCCAAGCGCCTCAAGGACCGCGGCATCACCCAGCAGGACCTGAAGGACGAGGTCCGCCGCAACCTCACCATCCAGAAGCTCTTCAACAAGGAAGTCACCTCCAAGATCAACATCAGCGACGCCGACATCAAGAACTACTACGACGCCCACAAGGCCGAGTTCAACCTCATCGAGCCCCAGTACCACATCGCCCAGATCTGGGTCAGCTCGCAGCCCAATCCCATGGTGCACAACCGCAAGAACTCCAAGGCGCAGAACGACACCGAGGCCCGCGCCAAGGTACAGATGCTCCTCAACCGCCTGGACAGCGGCGACGACTTCGCTACCCTGGCCATGGACTACTCCGAGGACCCCGACTCCGCTCCCAACGGCGGCGACATGGGCCTGGTCCCCGAATCCTCCCTCAAGCAGACCGACCCCGGCACCCGCGACGCCCTCACCAAGATGAAGGCGGGGCAGATCAGCGGCGCCATCCCCGTGGTCGGCCCCCAGGGCAAGGGCTACCGCATCGTGCAGTTGCTGGCCAAGGAGCCCGCCGGGCAGCGCGAGTTCAACGATCCCCGGGTGCAGCAGGCCATCCGCGAGCAACTTCGCCAGCGCCTGGAGCAACTGCTGAAGACCGCCTACTACGAGGTCGCCCGCAACGAGGCCAA